One part of the Mariniflexile litorale genome encodes these proteins:
- a CDS encoding DUF6495 family protein, with product MKYSRLTKEQFEELHQEFINFLATQSITADEWANLKTNKPELAEMELDVFSDLIWEGVLNQAGYLEHFSAQHIYLFRLGKEKMKAIVVNVKNDAIDVTTQEGYNWLRENLMDENVEFFQADKDYTDDKNLDKFKMIEQGAVITKGELFEYFDGLIN from the coding sequence ATGAAATATTCAAGACTTACAAAAGAGCAATTTGAAGAACTACACCAAGAGTTTATAAACTTTCTTGCAACCCAATCTATTACGGCTGATGAGTGGGCTAATTTGAAAACCAATAAACCAGAATTAGCCGAAATGGAACTTGATGTTTTTAGCGATTTAATTTGGGAAGGGGTTTTAAACCAAGCAGGATATTTAGAACATTTCTCTGCACAACACATTTATTTATTCCGTTTAGGAAAAGAAAAAATGAAAGCCATTGTTGTAAATGTTAAAAATGACGCTATTGATGTAACCACCCAAGAAGGTTATAATTGGCTACGTGAAAACTTAATGGATGAAAATGTTGAGTTTTTCCAAGCTGATAAAGATTATACCGACGATAAAAATCTTGATAAATTTAAAATGATTGAACAAGGTGCTGTAATTACAAAAGGTGAATTGTTTGAATATTTTGACGGCTTGATTAATTAG
- the hisS gene encoding histidine--tRNA ligase, whose amino-acid sequence MAQKPSIPKGTRDFNPEQVAKRNYIFNSIRGAFETFGFQPIETPSFENSDTLMGKYGEEGDRLIFKILNSGDYLSKIDEQAYINKDSLKLTSNISEKALRYDLTVPFARYVVQHQNEIEFPFKRYQIQPVWRADRPQKGRFREFYQCDADVVGSKSLWQEVEFIQLYDTVFSTLKLEGVTIKINNRKILSGIAEVIGASDKLIDFTVALDKLDKIGEAKVKEEMLSKGISEEGISKLQPLFTLSGSFESQIESLKTILSSSEEGTKGIEELAFINEAISELGLKTATLQLDVTLARGLNYYTGAIFEVAAPKTVHMGSIGGGGRYDDLTSIFGKPDTSGVGISFGLDRIYLVLEELGLFPETVTKNVDVLFINFGDKEALYCLKAIKELRSVGIHSELYPDSAKMRKQMDHANKRNIPFVVLVGEEEVNSNIYTLKNMISGEQFKVSLSELINHIK is encoded by the coding sequence ATGGCTCAAAAACCAAGCATCCCGAAAGGTACCCGAGATTTTAACCCAGAACAAGTAGCAAAACGCAATTATATTTTTAATAGCATACGTGGTGCTTTTGAAACATTTGGATTTCAACCTATTGAAACACCAAGTTTTGAAAACTCTGATACCTTAATGGGAAAATATGGTGAGGAAGGAGATCGTTTGATTTTTAAGATTTTGAATTCTGGGGATTATTTATCGAAAATAGATGAGCAAGCTTATATAAATAAAGATTCTTTAAAACTTACTTCTAACATATCCGAAAAAGCCTTACGCTACGACCTAACCGTGCCATTCGCACGTTATGTAGTGCAACACCAAAACGAAATTGAGTTCCCTTTTAAACGTTACCAAATACAACCTGTTTGGCGTGCCGACAGACCACAAAAAGGACGTTTTAGAGAGTTTTACCAATGCGATGCCGATGTGGTGGGGAGTAAATCGCTTTGGCAAGAAGTGGAGTTTATTCAATTATACGATACCGTTTTTTCAACTTTAAAATTGGAAGGTGTTACCATTAAAATCAATAACCGTAAAATACTTTCGGGTATTGCCGAGGTTATTGGTGCTTCTGATAAATTAATCGATTTTACAGTCGCTTTAGACAAGCTTGATAAAATAGGCGAGGCCAAGGTAAAAGAAGAAATGCTTTCAAAAGGCATTTCAGAAGAAGGCATTTCTAAATTACAACCATTATTTACCTTATCTGGTTCTTTTGAATCGCAAATTGAAAGTTTAAAAACCATTTTATCTTCTTCTGAAGAAGGTACAAAAGGTATTGAAGAGTTGGCATTTATAAACGAAGCCATTTCAGAACTAGGTTTAAAAACAGCAACGCTACAATTAGATGTTACTTTAGCGCGTGGTTTAAATTACTACACAGGTGCTATTTTTGAAGTTGCTGCACCAAAAACCGTACACATGGGTTCTATAGGTGGTGGCGGTCGTTATGATGACCTTACTAGTATATTTGGAAAACCAGACACAAGCGGTGTTGGTATTAGTTTTGGTTTAGATCGTATTTATTTAGTGTTGGAAGAATTAGGATTGTTTCCAGAAACGGTAACTAAAAATGTAGACGTTTTGTTTATCAATTTTGGAGATAAAGAAGCGTTGTATTGTTTGAAAGCGATTAAAGAATTACGTTCTGTAGGTATTCATTCGGAATTGTATCCCGATTCAGCTAAAATGAGAAAGCAAATGGATCATGCGAATAAACGAAATATTCCCTTTGTAGTTTTAGTAGGTGAGGAGGAAGTTAATTCAAATATATATACATTAAAAAACATGATTTCTGGTGAACAGTTTAAAGTATCACTTTCAGAATTGATAAATCATATAAAATAA
- a CDS encoding LamG-like jellyroll fold domain-containing protein: MKKIAISLKLCTFLICLSLSWHIFSLSHSFSTFTLPISESTIKSLGVARDESPSNFSIRKVSEATTPEIDITGLGYSIPGDLSNVPILTDNTDFGTAQITSEIFTKTFVINNTSTGNLTLGAITLSGSSHFSIISNPAGSIIPPGGTANIVVSYNSNIIGIDTTILTIISDDSDEGSYQINLKAEANKVFFDSDGDGVYDDVDVDDDNDGIPDSIEENNCRLSSGSSLENYKFLSENFGSGTGRGSGISSLYTVSTTYCLEDGLHGSSCLGADPNVGDGKYTIASHITSGVSGEPVSPTDAVSNWAWYAWAPIEDHTPNDTNGRMAIFNAHYDSGIFYETQIKGTLANVPVTYSFWVINIDNDDSRFSAGELPRIKPNVTVNFLTFDKSTLLASFDTGDITRCSGAVNDPNDPAYNPSDPTFNSCITSEWKQFTQQFTTSETAFIVQFVNNAPGGSGNDLAIDDIEVRQTLCDIDSDGVADVFDLDSDDDGIPDVVEGNPNSAGLSEGKATLTGVSTWIDANGDGMHDLAEGYTPINSDGDNIPDYLDLDSDNDGIFDVDEYGVISSNASAGFQNGDGDITGNGMGDGPETEAFREKNSDGDGAIEYYGDGILDVYDFHHGAANYTDSYGNIGQGTAPLYALDSDNDGIPDYRDPKSNRNGHPLDIDNQEIYTVLFPHDTNGVLLSTVDLDGDGIVSSRDGDDTVFGSPRNLNNSYSLYFDGRNDYVEDSNIISSGEATLMAFIKSDGANTNSNNRMVAGQSDFYIRVNTNNTITAVAEGVSLTSTSIASLGIWMHVAVTTTSGSTILYINGMEEARDTAGGITSNSNFTIGRATTNNNYFKGEIDEVRVFNTALTANQLKRMVYQELDEAHNFNRGKIIPLDISTSIGTNLVKYYKMDAYNGDILDDKKTGTIDQGTGAKMYNFKDIYFQRAPLPYITNSNGNWTNSANWLYGNEWDITTKQDNPNGASIVNIKHNINLNGSYSTQGMVGLFVDAGKEFSIEASKGLYNNWYLKLDGLIDLDAESQLIQTDGSLLDVTSAGKIERDQQGTKDYYTYNYWSSPVGISNTTSNNNSYKMINNILKNGTISATPTNITFLTSGYDGSVSGTNISISDYWIWKYANGPNDTYSYWQHVRRNGTLLAGEGFSMKGVANTGGAINQTQNYVFNGKPNNGDITLNITAGNDYLVGNPYPSALDADEFIKDNISNLETNGRNTSGNIINGTLYFWDHFASNTHILGEYQGGYATYTLMGGAPAVSNDTRLNATGAVGTKIPEKYIPIGQGFFVHATLDANLVGESNDPGMSQPIVGGAILFQNSQRIFVTEASGSSLFLKNSNPKSKQTSSTEIKVDNRQKIRLKFDSPTGYHRQLLAGVDEKASNNFDIGYDALLTENNNEDMFWVFNNSHFIIQAVNNFDEEQALPLGIKINKQGIASIKIDALENIDTNMIIYLHDKELNAYHNLKESKYEVYLTVGNHLNRFEVTFAKTKTLNSDTFETNAFQVYFSNENKSIVIHNPTGKNIESTEILNMLGQSVYKLKIRSKENIITQKPKDLSTGTYIIKLKTDSGIVSKKVLIN; the protein is encoded by the coding sequence ATGAAAAAAATTGCTATTTCATTAAAATTATGTACATTTTTAATTTGTCTCTCTCTCTCTTGGCATATATTTTCTCTATCGCATTCATTTAGTACTTTCACTTTACCAATAAGTGAAAGTACTATAAAATCATTGGGTGTAGCAAGAGATGAATCCCCTTCTAATTTTTCAATTAGAAAGGTTTCTGAAGCTACAACACCCGAAATAGATATTACAGGTCTTGGATATTCTATTCCGGGGGATCTTAGTAATGTACCCATATTAACTGATAATACAGATTTTGGTACAGCTCAAATAACTTCAGAAATATTTACAAAAACATTTGTAATAAACAATACAAGTACAGGGAATTTAACATTAGGAGCCATTACTTTGTCGGGGTCTTCTCACTTTTCAATAATTAGCAATCCTGCAGGGAGTATAATTCCTCCTGGAGGAACCGCAAATATTGTTGTTTCATACAACAGTAATATTATAGGAATTGACACAACTATTTTAACCATAATTTCAGATGATTCAGATGAAGGTTCATATCAAATAAATTTAAAAGCAGAAGCCAACAAGGTCTTTTTTGATAGTGATGGGGATGGTGTATATGACGATGTGGATGTGGATGATGATAATGATGGTATCCCCGATTCTATAGAAGAAAACAATTGCCGATTATCTTCAGGCTCTTCACTAGAAAATTACAAATTTCTAAGCGAAAATTTTGGTTCAGGTACAGGCAGAGGTTCAGGCATTAGCTCACTATACACTGTATCAACAACATACTGTTTGGAAGATGGTTTGCATGGCTCTAGCTGTTTAGGTGCCGATCCGAATGTAGGTGATGGAAAATATACAATAGCAAGCCACATAACATCGGGAGTTTCAGGTGAACCTGTAAGTCCTACAGACGCTGTATCTAATTGGGCTTGGTATGCTTGGGCTCCTATAGAAGATCACACCCCTAATGACACCAATGGTAGAATGGCTATTTTTAATGCCCATTATGATTCAGGTATTTTTTACGAAACACAAATTAAAGGAACATTGGCAAACGTTCCCGTAACTTATAGCTTTTGGGTTATAAATATTGATAATGACGATTCCCGTTTTTCTGCTGGAGAACTCCCTCGAATAAAACCTAATGTTACTGTAAACTTTTTAACGTTTGATAAAAGCACACTTCTGGCTTCTTTTGATACAGGAGATATTACACGGTGTTCTGGAGCAGTTAACGACCCTAACGATCCCGCTTATAATCCATCAGATCCCACTTTTAATTCTTGTATAACTTCTGAATGGAAACAATTCACACAACAGTTTACGACTTCTGAAACAGCCTTTATCGTACAATTTGTAAACAATGCCCCTGGTGGTAGTGGAAACGATTTAGCTATTGATGATATTGAAGTTAGACAAACTCTTTGTGATATAGATAGTGATGGCGTAGCTGATGTTTTTGATTTAGATTCGGATGACGATGGCATTCCCGATGTTGTTGAAGGAAACCCAAATAGCGCAGGTTTAAGTGAAGGAAAAGCGACTTTAACAGGTGTTTCTACCTGGATTGATGCCAATGGTGATGGCATGCACGATTTAGCAGAAGGCTATACACCAATAAACTCTGATGGAGATAATATCCCCGATTATTTAGATTTAGATTCTGACAACGACGGTATTTTCGACGTCGATGAATATGGGGTTATTAGTTCTAATGCCTCCGCTGGTTTTCAAAATGGCGATGGCGATATTACAGGAAATGGTATGGGAGATGGCCCTGAAACGGAAGCGTTTAGAGAAAAAAATTCGGATGGTGATGGTGCTATAGAATATTATGGGGATGGTATATTGGATGTTTATGATTTTCATCATGGAGCAGCTAATTACACCGATTCTTATGGTAATATAGGACAAGGCACGGCTCCTTTGTATGCATTGGATTCTGATAATGATGGCATACCAGATTATAGAGATCCTAAAAGTAATAGAAATGGACACCCTTTAGATATTGACAATCAAGAGATTTATACTGTGCTATTTCCGCACGACACAAACGGTGTTTTACTTAGCACAGTAGATTTAGATGGTGATGGCATTGTGTCATCTCGAGATGGTGACGATACTGTATTTGGTTCTCCTAGAAATCTAAACAATAGTTATAGCCTCTATTTTGATGGACGTAATGATTATGTTGAAGATAGCAATATTATAAGCTCTGGAGAGGCTACCCTAATGGCCTTTATAAAATCTGATGGTGCCAACACCAATTCAAACAACAGAATGGTTGCAGGACAAAGTGACTTTTATATAAGAGTTAACACCAACAATACCATTACAGCAGTGGCTGAAGGTGTTAGTTTAACATCAACAAGTATAGCCTCTTTAGGCATCTGGATGCATGTGGCAGTAACCACCACCTCTGGAAGTACCATTTTATATATTAATGGTATGGAAGAAGCAAGAGACACTGCGGGAGGCATTACAAGTAATTCCAACTTTACAATAGGTAGAGCCACAACCAATAACAATTATTTTAAAGGAGAAATTGATGAAGTTAGAGTGTTTAATACAGCCTTAACAGCCAATCAACTTAAACGCATGGTATATCAAGAATTGGATGAAGCCCATAACTTTAACCGAGGCAAAATTATACCACTAGATATTTCTACTTCTATCGGCACCAATTTAGTTAAGTATTATAAAATGGACGCTTATAATGGGGATATTTTAGATGATAAAAAAACAGGAACAATAGACCAAGGTACAGGAGCTAAAATGTATAACTTTAAAGATATTTATTTTCAAAGAGCTCCACTTCCTTATATAACTAATTCCAATGGCAATTGGACGAATAGTGCGAATTGGCTTTATGGCAATGAATGGGATATTACAACCAAACAAGACAATCCCAATGGTGCTTCCATTGTAAATATAAAACATAACATCAATCTAAATGGTTCCTATAGCACACAAGGTATGGTGGGTTTGTTTGTTGATGCTGGAAAAGAATTTTCTATTGAAGCTAGCAAAGGCTTATATAACAATTGGTATTTAAAACTGGACGGTTTAATTGATTTAGATGCTGAATCACAGTTAATTCAAACCGATGGGAGTCTTTTAGATGTTACAAGTGCAGGTAAAATTGAACGCGATCAACAAGGCACTAAAGACTATTACACTTATAATTATTGGTCATCTCCTGTGGGGATAAGTAATACCACTAGCAATAACAATAGTTATAAAATGATCAATAATATACTTAAAAACGGTACTATATCAGCCACACCAACTAATATTACCTTTTTAACCTCTGGTTATGATGGTAGCGTATCTGGCACCAATATTAGCATTTCAGACTATTGGATTTGGAAATATGCTAACGGCCCTAATGACACCTATTCCTATTGGCAACACGTAAGACGCAATGGCACCTTATTAGCTGGAGAAGGATTCTCCATGAAAGGTGTCGCAAATACTGGTGGTGCTATAAACCAAACACAAAACTATGTGTTTAATGGAAAACCTAATAACGGCGATATTACCCTTAACATAACTGCCGGTAACGATTATTTAGTGGGCAACCCTTACCCCTCGGCTTTAGACGCAGATGAGTTCATTAAAGATAATATTAGCAACTTAGAAACCAATGGTAGAAATACAAGTGGAAATATTATAAACGGAACACTTTATTTTTGGGATCATTTTGCGAGTAATACCCATATTTTAGGAGAGTATCAAGGTGGATATGCCACATACACATTAATGGGTGGCGCTCCTGCTGTTAGTAATGATACCAGACTGAATGCAACAGGTGCTGTAGGGACTAAAATACCAGAGAAATATATTCCCATTGGACAAGGATTCTTTGTACACGCCACTTTAGATGCCAATCTTGTTGGTGAATCTAACGATCCAGGAATGTCACAACCAATTGTTGGAGGAGCTATTTTATTCCAAAACAGTCAACGTATTTTTGTTACCGAGGCTTCTGGTTCTTCTCTATTTTTAAAGAATTCAAATCCAAAAAGTAAACAAACAAGTTCAACAGAAATTAAAGTTGACAACAGACAAAAAATCAGACTTAAATTTGACTCACCCACCGGTTATCACCGCCAATTATTAGCTGGTGTAGATGAAAAAGCATCAAATAATTTTGATATAGGTTATGATGCATTACTTACAGAAAACAATAATGAAGACATGTTCTGGGTTTTTAATAACAGCCACTTTATTATTCAAGCAGTAAATAATTTTGATGAAGAACAAGCACTTCCTTTGGGAATAAAAATAAACAAACAAGGAATCGCTTCTATTAAAATTGATGCATTGGAAAATATTGATACTAACATGATTATATATTTACACGATAAAGAGCTAAATGCTTATCATAATTTAAAAGAAAGTAAATATGAGGTGTATTTAACAGTTGGAAACCATTTAAACCGTTTTGAAGTGACGTTTGCTAAAACAAAAACTTTAAATTCAGATACTTTTGAAACGAATGCTTTTCAAGTTTATTTTTCGAATGAAAACAAAAGTATTGTGATTCATAATCCAACTGGAAAAAACATTGAATCTACCGAAATATTAAACATGTTAGGTCAGTCGGTTTATAAACTTAAAATCCGTTCAAAAGAAAATATTATAACGCAAAAACCCAAAGATTTAAGTACCGGAACATACATTATCAAACTAAAAACAGATTCAGGAATTGTTTCTAAAAAAGTATTAATAAATTAA
- a CDS encoding agmatine deiminase family protein, with protein sequence MKNNWIFPAEWEKQQGILLCFPHNGNDWPGKYEAVQWAFVEFIKKVASVEAVFLIVANEKLKNKVSSMLETAHVNLKNVSFIIHKTNRSWMRDSGPIIVKSGASRKAINFNFNGWAKYNNYKLDKHVPAKVAEFLNIPLEQATYKGKPFILEGGAIDVNGKGTLITSEECLLHPNIQVRNEGFTKQDYEAVFKEYLGITNVIWLGNGIEGDDTHGHIDDLARFVNDDTIITVVETNTTDNNYKPLQDNLKRLQTSTLENGKTPKIVTLPMPKRLDFDGVRIPASYANFLILNKTVLVPTFNDANDRIALNSIADCFPDRDIIGIAATDFIWGFGTLHCLSQQIPR encoded by the coding sequence ATGAAAAATAACTGGATATTTCCTGCCGAATGGGAAAAACAACAAGGTATTTTATTATGTTTTCCTCATAATGGTAATGACTGGCCAGGGAAATATGAAGCTGTACAATGGGCTTTTGTTGAGTTTATAAAAAAAGTAGCTTCGGTTGAAGCCGTTTTTTTAATAGTGGCTAACGAAAAACTAAAAAATAAGGTTTCTAGCATGTTAGAAACGGCACATGTAAATTTAAAAAACGTGTCTTTCATTATTCATAAAACCAACCGGAGTTGGATGCGCGATTCTGGACCTATTATTGTAAAAAGTGGTGCTTCTAGAAAAGCCATCAATTTTAATTTTAATGGTTGGGCGAAATACAACAACTATAAATTAGATAAACATGTTCCCGCTAAAGTCGCTGAATTTTTGAACATTCCTTTAGAACAAGCTACATATAAAGGCAAACCTTTTATCTTAGAAGGTGGTGCTATTGATGTAAATGGAAAAGGAACCTTAATAACTTCAGAAGAATGTTTACTCCATCCAAACATACAAGTTAGAAACGAAGGGTTTACCAAACAAGATTACGAAGCAGTGTTTAAAGAATATTTAGGCATTACTAACGTTATTTGGCTCGGAAATGGCATTGAAGGTGATGACACGCACGGACATATTGATGATTTAGCGCGTTTTGTTAATGATGACACTATTATTACTGTTGTAGAAACCAACACCACAGACAATAATTACAAACCACTTCAAGACAATTTAAAGCGTTTACAAACTTCTACTTTAGAAAACGGTAAAACACCTAAAATTGTTACCCTACCCATGCCAAAACGTTTAGATTTTGATGGTGTTAGAATTCCAGCGAGTTATGCCAACTTTTTAATTCTAAACAAAACGGTTTTAGTACCTACATTTAATGACGCTAACGACCGCATCGCACTAAATAGTATTGCAGACTGCTTTCCTGATAGAGATATTATAGGCATTGCCGCTACCGATTTTATTTGGGGTTTTGGCACTTTACACTGTTTGAGCCAGCAGATACCTAGATAA
- a CDS encoding carbon-nitrogen hydrolase, which yields MPKNTYKIAVLQLNLNDKPENNLKKCLKWVEDAAKQGAEVILIPELYSSHYFCQSEDVENFAYAEPLYSTSFIAFSALAKELGVVIIVPFFEKRMAGVYHNSAYIIDTDGTEAGLYRKMHIPDDPHFYEKFYFTPGDIGFKSFPTKKGNIGTLICWDQWYPEAARLTALQGAEVLFYPTAIGWHPQEKEQYGENQQGAWMNVMRGHAVANGIYVAAANRIGLEKYLPDTDGIEFWGSSFIAGPQGEILAQASVDKEEILIAEVDLSLQENVRQNWPFLRDRRIDKYGDITKRVID from the coding sequence ATGCCTAAAAACACATACAAAATAGCTGTTCTTCAATTAAACCTGAATGATAAACCTGAAAATAATCTTAAAAAATGTTTGAAGTGGGTTGAAGATGCTGCTAAACAAGGTGCAGAAGTTATCTTAATACCTGAATTATATAGCAGTCATTATTTCTGCCAAAGTGAAGACGTTGAAAATTTCGCTTACGCGGAACCTCTCTACAGTACATCTTTCATTGCATTTAGTGCTTTAGCTAAAGAATTAGGTGTGGTTATTATTGTGCCTTTTTTTGAAAAAAGAATGGCAGGTGTTTACCATAATAGTGCTTATATTATTGATACTGATGGTACGGAAGCTGGTTTATATAGAAAAATGCACATTCCAGACGATCCGCATTTTTACGAAAAATTTTATTTCACTCCAGGTGATATAGGCTTTAAATCCTTCCCTACTAAAAAAGGAAATATTGGAACTTTAATTTGTTGGGATCAATGGTACCCTGAAGCTGCCAGATTAACTGCTTTACAAGGAGCAGAAGTGTTATTTTACCCTACAGCTATTGGTTGGCACCCCCAAGAAAAAGAGCAATATGGCGAAAACCAACAAGGTGCTTGGATGAATGTGATGCGAGGTCATGCCGTAGCAAATGGTATTTATGTTGCTGCTGCTAATAGAATAGGATTGGAAAAATATCTTCCCGACACTGATGGTATCGAATTTTGGGGCTCGTCGTTTATTGCAGGTCCGCAGGGTGAAATTTTAGCCCAAGCTTCTGTTGATAAAGAAGAAATTTTAATAGCTGAAGTCGATTTAAGTCTACAAGAAAACGTACGCCAAAACTGGCCATTTTTACGTGACCGCCGTATTGATAAATATGGAGACATTACAAAAAGAGTTATCGATTAA
- a CDS encoding DUF6048 family protein yields the protein MKQKHILTYFISALACMLLFSVSLNAQNDSIVNTVKDSIKIKEKYGLRVGGDLGKLVRSFVDDDYTGFEVSADFRLKKRLYLAGELGIEEKHTITDYLNVTTSGSYLKAGIDYNLYQNWLDMDNMIYAGFRVGASTFSQTLHSYSIYTTDTYWSSQFSPTDAQEFNGLTAFWGELILGIKTELLTNLYLGLNVQLKILASETEPNNFENIYIPGFNKTYDSSGIGTGFSYSLSYRIPLYKKDK from the coding sequence ATGAAACAGAAACACATTTTAACATATTTCATTAGTGCTCTAGCGTGTATGCTTTTGTTTTCTGTGTCTTTAAACGCTCAAAACGATAGCATTGTAAATACCGTTAAAGATTCAATAAAAATTAAAGAAAAATACGGACTTCGTGTGGGCGGTGATCTAGGAAAATTAGTTCGTTCCTTTGTGGATGATGACTATACGGGTTTTGAAGTTTCAGCCGATTTCCGATTAAAAAAGCGCTTGTATCTTGCTGGCGAGTTAGGTATTGAAGAAAAACATACCATCACCGATTATTTAAATGTAACTACCAGCGGAAGTTACCTGAAAGCAGGAATAGATTATAATTTATATCAAAATTGGTTAGATATGGATAACATGATTTATGCTGGTTTTCGTGTTGGTGCCAGTACATTTAGTCAAACACTTCATAGTTACAGTATTTACACCACCGATACTTATTGGTCTTCACAATTTTCACCAACCGATGCACAAGAGTTTAACGGCTTAACTGCTTTTTGGGGAGAACTGATTCTTGGTATTAAAACAGAGCTATTAACCAATTTATATCTTGGTTTAAACGTACAGCTTAAAATTTTGGCAAGTGAAACCGAGCCCAATAATTTTGAGAATATTTATATTCCTGGATTTAATAAAACTTACGATAGCAGCGGTATAGGTACTGGCTTTAGTTATTCACTTTCATATAGAATTCCACTTTATAAGAAGGATAAATAG
- a CDS encoding DUF6452 family protein codes for MKKTSLLLILLTFIGIGITISCEPDDICPESTPTTPSLIIDAYDVDNPENKKAITKLLVGGVDNDNILPGYGIISATQIVLPLKTDANTTQYVLIKDAFVNDNATPDDTSDDYFDGNTDIITINYTREEVYVSRACGYKTIYKNVTFTIEPESNDENWIKSRQPLNDNQSVEDETETHFNIFH; via the coding sequence ATGAAAAAAACAAGTTTACTTTTAATATTATTAACCTTCATTGGAATAGGAATTACTATAAGTTGTGAACCCGATGATATTTGTCCCGAAAGCACTCCAACTACCCCTAGTTTAATAATTGATGCTTACGATGTTGATAATCCAGAAAACAAAAAAGCTATAACCAAATTACTTGTTGGAGGTGTTGATAATGACAATATATTACCAGGGTATGGCATTATATCAGCTACACAAATCGTGTTACCTTTAAAAACCGATGCCAACACAACCCAATACGTACTTATAAAAGACGCCTTTGTAAATGATAATGCCACACCAGACGATACTAGCGATGATTATTTTGATGGTAATACCGATATAATTACAATAAATTATACCAGAGAAGAAGTGTATGTATCGCGCGCTTGTGGTTACAAAACCATTTATAAAAACGTAACATTTACCATTGAGCCTGAGTCAAATGACGAAAATTGGATAAAATCAAGACAACCTTTAAACGATAATCAATCTGTAGAAGATGAAACAGAAACACATTTTAACATATTTCATTAG